The Diceros bicornis minor isolate mBicDic1 chromosome 33, mDicBic1.mat.cur, whole genome shotgun sequence sequence GCAGAGAgataactaagattttttaaaaaatgaagaaatcctttgagaaatatccaactcaattaggaaaagtaacataagatCCCAGAAGgcgaagagaaggagaaaggagcagagagcttgttcaaagaaagaatagctgagaacttcccaaacctggggaaggaactggacttacaagtacatgacgctaatagaactcctaattacatcagtgcaaaaagaccttctccaaggcatataatagtaaaattgtcaaaagtcaatgacaaagaaaaaatattaagggcatcaagagagaataaaataacctgCAAAGGAACCCCCACCAGGCTTTCAGTgggtttctcagcagaaaccttacaggccaggagagaatggagtgaaatattcaaaatactgaaagacaaaaactttcagccaagaatactctatccagtgaaattgcccttcagatatgatggagaaatgaaaGCTTCCTCAGaccaacaaaagctgagggagctcattgccactagacctgccttacaagaaatcatGAAGGATGTCCTCCCACTTGAGAAAGGCAAAAGTTTTCAAAGTTttaagcaaggagataaatagatagacaaaatcagaaaatcacaGCTCTTTATCAGAACAGgtgagcaaacacttaattataaaggATATGGGGGGGTGGTGAGAAAtgaggatagatttttttttttacttccacaCAATTATTGCATATTCCCTTAGAACTTATTTTATATTATGTCCTAAATtacctttttattcattttggtgGAGGTGGGGGTATGGGGGAAGGGGAAGAGTTGACATATTTCCCACCACTCTGTAGAAGCAAGAGACATGACCTGGGAAGCGATGCTGAGAGGGAGCAGGATAGACTCAAAAAAGTATAGACTTTGGAATTAAGCCAACCTGGATTTTAATACTGGCACCACATTTTTCTAGCTCAATATCCTTAGGTAAGTCAGTGTTTGAatctcaattttctcacctgtgaagtgggctAATAAATCTTATCtcacaggattattgtgagggttgggtaaataatatatgaaaacatGGGGATGTGGTAGCCATGtaaatgttagtttttatttGTGTCAATTCATCCTTACACCAAATAGACACTATTTAAGCTTTGCATCCCTAGTTTAAGTTTCCTTTTCACACTGTTCTTTGGTGTTGACCTGGAAAACAGTGAGAAATTAATCCTGGGGTGGAGCATAAGTTTAGCAACAACTCTCAATTCCTGCTGAAATCTTTATTGCAAAAGTACATGCTTGTTTTGGCTTACAGACAAGTCAAAGGACAGGCAAGACAATTTCTTAAATTCCCTTTAGGTTTTTAGTTCCTCAATCCATGcacattttataatattgatGATGATATGTCTATCTGCCAATGTTTTCCCCCACTCTTATAaagcaagaggaaaagaaaaattacattcaCCTCCATTGTTTTAAAACAAGCTATTTGAGTGATTTTATATCTAGACGTTATAATAGGTGAAAAAACTAATGAGAAACAGCTCACTCACCACCACCATTTTCCCATCTACCAACCGTCTCGTTATAGTGGTCTCTTTGCCTTCCCAATCCTGAACCTGAACCAAAGAGTCATTATTTAAGGTTACCATACTCTGAAAAACACACAAAACCAAATTCAGCTCAGATTGTCATGCTTGAACTCTAAAATTTTATCATGTGGCAAACTCTTTTCAGTTGTTTTGCTATTCTCAGATAGTTTTAGAATGGTGTttacaattccatttattttaagACTTTGTCAACAGTAAATTTGTTGGCTGATTCTTCTGgcaaaaaatagttttataagaGTAAGAAACATAATATAATTGCGAAGGGtaagtaaaatattcttttttatattttattgtataggCAAAGTATGATCTTGTTGCATAAAGAATCACAAGTAAGTTTCAACTTTAAAAATACACGTGAAGCTAATTCAAACTCCCACTGTAAGATCTTACTTAAAGGAGAGAAGTCCCATTTCCTCTTTTTACCccaacaatataaaaataattaaaatgataataataatcacaACGATAGTTACCACTTATGTAGCACTATGGTGTGAGGCACTCTTCAAAGAGATTTGCATATATTGATTCacgtaatcctcacaacaagcttatgaggtaagtactattgtTATCCACTTTTGCAAATGAAAAGACTGAGCCAGCAAGGTTCTGTGACTTCCCCAAATTCACACAGTGGATTGGTGTCGGAGGTGGGATTCACACCCAGGTGGTCCCGAGCCAGAGTCTGCATCTTCCTCCgttatattatatatcataaagTTTAGAGATATCTCTGATTAAACTCTACTGTACTGCAACATCGCATTGTATAATCATTGGGTTGCATACATCTCAGAGCTTGCATTTCCACTGAGTTGGGCCTTCTACCAAAACTATTTACCGTTCTATTCTGTGGCAGAGATGATGATGGTCACtaaattttccttctgttctcctGTATTTTCTAGCCTTTTTATTCTAGcagatttttgaaaatttagCACAGAtatgtttattaaacattttaggTCAAAATTCTTCTTTCGTTTTATATTGTACAGGAATTTGAAGTCTCACATTATTTAGCAACtatctattaatgtgatgtgttAGTTCCTTTTATCAGGACATCACCCTCCATCTAGTTTAACAATCCTCTattgagttcattcattcaaacaacaAATATCTATCAAGCAACTATTACGCAACAAGCACTGGGTTCTgtgaaacaaaacagacaagaaatCTTATCTTtgaggagcttacattctggaaGGGGGGAACTtacaataaagataaaatataaataaaaagtaaattatgtaTTCCAGTTGCAGCCCATAAGATCGAAGAAACTGTGTGTGTCACTTCCAGGCTGAGGCAATAAAAACCCCATTGTATCTTTCCCTATCTTGTTGACTGAGGAGACCCCAAGTACCTGATTGTCCAGCTACAAGGTAGTTGAACCTCCTTGGGCCTGGGTCCCTGAGAAATTAAGAGGGGCAGATACGCTATGCCCCGAATTCCCACCCCCTCCCTACACATACACAAATTTCCCCAACTCCACCCCAACACTGAATATGTACTATGAGTTAGAAATAAATCCccattgtgttaagccactgagagcTTGTGATTAATGTTTTACCATGGCATAATCTCTCCTATACCAGCTAATATAAGTTTTATTCAtcataattttatgtgtcaaaatGCTCCAAAATGGAAAGGCAGAACTTTTGTTTCTGAGAGACAATCTAGAGAAATAActctcaaaatgtggtctgcTGATCACCTGCATCAGAATTGTTGctaaaaatacaattttcagGTGCCCACCCTAGATATCAGAGCCTCCAGGGATGGGACCTAGAAGGAAGCATTTTTCACAAGCATCCCAGAAGATTtgtgtatatattaaaatttatggtCCTCAGACCTAGGTTTTAGCCCAAAGTTTATCTAACACAGATTTTTGATATGTTTGCTATAATTTCTTATTTAGGATGATTTCAAATTAACATTCATGAAATTTATCTGAAAGAGTGTTGAAGGCCTCACCTTGGTTTTATGGCCACCTGGTGTGGTTTCTTCCAACTCTTCTCCCAGTTTGAAGGAGatctcattatttttaaagatgcttttggtttttatAGTGATCACATCTTCCTTTGTACTGATGGTCACAGTGGGTTTTGCCAGACAGCCAAGTTTCCTGCTGGTTCTTCCTATTCCTGGAAACCAGATAAAAGAACGCAATGGTTAAATCTGTTGTCGGCTCCAAGAACTCACGTTAGCCGTATAATTCTTTCT is a genomic window containing:
- the FABP12 gene encoding fatty acid-binding protein 12 translates to MVDQLQGTWKAISCENFEEYMKELGIGRTSRKLGCLAKPTVTISTKEDVITIKTKSIFKNNEISFKLGEELEETTPGGHKTKSMVTLNNDSLVQVQDWEGKETTITRRLVDGKMVVESAVNSVISTWMYERVQTNSVSNSQALPNCDPNC